In Dysgonomonadaceae bacterium zrk40, one genomic interval encodes:
- the clpX gene encoding ATP-dependent Clp protease ATP-binding subunit ClpX, with translation MAKKTNSSNHCSFCGRSEQEVNLLISGVTGYICDMCAEQAHEIVNETFKGNKKNDPGINLASLPKPAQIKEFLDHYVIRQENAKRFLSVAVYNHYKRILQKNLKDEVEIEKSNIIMVGATGTGKTLLARTIAKLLHVPFTIVDATVLTEAGYVGEDIESILTRLLQVADYDVNAAERGIVFIDEIDKIARKSDNPSITRDVSGEGVQQGLLKLLEGSVVNVPPQGGRKHPEQRMIAVNTKNILFICGGAFDGIDKKIAQRLNTRVVGYAASSQKANIDRDNMLQYITPLDLKSFGLIPEIIGRLPILTYLEPLDREALLRILVEPKNSIIKQYQKLFEMDGVALSFEQEAYEYIVDKAIEFKLGARGLRSIVEAIMIDAMFSTPSEEKKKLHVTRKYAEQQLEKSDHHHLRVA, from the coding sequence ATGGCTAAAAAAACAAACAGCAGCAACCATTGCAGTTTCTGCGGAAGAAGTGAACAGGAAGTCAACCTCTTGATCTCCGGAGTGACCGGTTACATTTGCGATATGTGTGCCGAGCAGGCTCATGAGATCGTAAACGAAACCTTCAAGGGTAACAAAAAGAACGACCCGGGGATCAACCTCGCATCGCTACCCAAACCGGCACAGATCAAGGAGTTTCTCGATCACTACGTGATCCGCCAGGAGAATGCAAAACGTTTTCTTTCGGTAGCGGTCTACAATCACTACAAACGAATCCTGCAAAAGAATTTGAAGGATGAAGTAGAGATTGAGAAATCGAACATCATCATGGTGGGTGCCACCGGTACGGGCAAGACATTGCTGGCTCGCACCATTGCCAAGTTATTGCATGTACCCTTTACCATTGTCGACGCCACCGTACTCACCGAGGCCGGTTATGTGGGTGAAGACATTGAAAGCATTCTCACCCGTCTGCTGCAGGTAGCAGACTATGACGTGAATGCGGCTGAGAGGGGAATCGTTTTCATTGATGAAATCGACAAGATCGCACGCAAGAGCGACAACCCCTCCATCACCCGTGACGTGAGCGGTGAAGGGGTACAGCAGGGACTGCTGAAGCTGCTTGAAGGATCGGTGGTCAACGTACCACCCCAGGGAGGACGCAAGCATCCGGAGCAACGGATGATCGCGGTCAACACCAAGAACATCCTCTTCATCTGCGGTGGTGCCTTCGATGGCATCGATAAGAAAATCGCACAGCGCCTCAACACACGGGTGGTGGGGTATGCTGCAAGTAGCCAAAAAGCCAACATCGACCGGGACAACATGCTGCAATACATCACACCGCTCGACCTGAAATCGTTCGGCCTGATTCCCGAGATCATTGGCAGGCTCCCCATCCTCACCTACCTGGAGCCGCTCGACAGGGAGGCGCTGCTGCGCATCCTGGTAGAACCGAAGAACTCAATCATCAAGCAGTATCAGAAGCTGTTCGAGATGGATGGTGTGGCACTCAGCTTTGAGCAGGAGGCATATGAATATATCGTCGACAAGGCGATCGAATTCAAACTGGGGGCACGTGGTTTGCGCTCCATCGTGGAGGCGATTATGATTGATGCCATGTTCAGCACCCCCTCGGAAGAGAAGAAGAAACTGCATGTCACCCGTAAATATGCCGAGCAGCAGCTTGAAAAATCTGACCACCATCATCTGAGGGTGGCCTGA
- the recQ gene encoding DNA helicase RecQ produces MGKQDSIHKGLKKYFGFDTFKGNQEAIIASILSGKDTFVLMPTGGGKSLCYQLPALLMEGTAIIISPLIALMKNQVDAMRNYSEEDGIAHFLNSSLNKQEIEEVKRDILSGKTKMLYVAPESLTKLENVEFLRSVPISFYAVDEAHCISEWGHDFRPEYRRIRPIIAEISPRPIIALTATATPKVQHDIQKNLGMSHAAVFKSSFNRPNLHYEVRPKTEHIDREIIKYILSQGRKSGIVYCLSRKKVDDFSKILQANNIRALPYHAGMDAATRSSNQDAFLMEKTDVIVATIAFGMGIDKPDVRYVIHYDIPKSLEGYYQETGRAGRDGGEGRCIAFYSNKDLQKLERFMQGKPVSEQEIGKQLLLETAAYAETSVCRRKMLLHYFGEEYDETNCEHCDNCLNPKKKVEAKELLITVLEAISVLKEKQKADYLTDFLTGKETSDIETYGHNELDEFGSGSDEESDTWETVIRQALLDNYIKKDIENYGILKITKKGKDFLKNPVSFKVTRDDEDEDDISDLESDDSDVLGAAAGSGGAADPVLFSMMKDLRKKLSKKLNVPPYVIFQPSSLEAMATSYPITLDELQNIPGVGAGKAKRYGKEFVDLIRKHVEENDITRPEDLRVKTVANKSKLKVSIVQAIDRKVALDDLAESKGIDFNEMLAEVEAIVYSGTKINIDYFLNEVMDQDVLQDIYAYFKEAETDNLESAQEEFPDYTDTEIRLVRIKFFSDMAN; encoded by the coding sequence ATGGGAAAACAAGATTCAATACACAAGGGTTTAAAGAAATATTTTGGCTTTGATACTTTCAAAGGCAATCAGGAAGCCATTATTGCAAGCATCCTCTCCGGCAAGGACACCTTTGTGCTGATGCCGACGGGAGGAGGCAAGTCGTTGTGTTACCAACTGCCTGCCCTGCTGATGGAGGGTACCGCCATCATCATCTCCCCACTGATCGCGCTGATGAAAAATCAGGTGGATGCCATGCGCAACTACAGTGAAGAAGACGGCATTGCCCATTTTCTCAACTCCTCGCTCAACAAGCAGGAGATTGAAGAGGTGAAACGGGATATCCTTTCCGGCAAAACCAAGATGCTTTACGTTGCGCCAGAGTCACTCACCAAGTTGGAGAATGTGGAGTTCCTGCGCTCCGTACCCATCTCCTTTTACGCGGTGGATGAAGCCCACTGTATCTCTGAGTGGGGACATGACTTCAGACCCGAATACCGGCGCATCAGACCTATCATAGCAGAGATATCCCCCCGTCCCATCATCGCACTTACCGCCACGGCAACCCCCAAGGTGCAACATGACATACAAAAGAACCTGGGAATGAGCCATGCAGCCGTCTTCAAATCGTCCTTCAACCGTCCCAACCTGCATTATGAAGTAAGACCCAAGACGGAACATATAGACAGGGAGATCATCAAATACATCCTCTCACAGGGAAGAAAATCGGGAATCGTCTATTGCCTAAGCCGAAAGAAGGTGGATGACTTTTCCAAGATCCTGCAGGCAAACAATATCAGGGCACTCCCATACCACGCTGGCATGGATGCAGCAACACGCAGCTCCAACCAGGATGCCTTCCTGATGGAGAAAACAGATGTGATTGTCGCAACCATCGCCTTTGGCATGGGGATTGACAAACCAGACGTACGATACGTCATTCATTACGACATCCCCAAGAGCCTGGAGGGTTACTACCAGGAAACCGGGCGTGCCGGACGTGACGGAGGTGAAGGCAGATGCATTGCTTTCTACTCCAATAAAGATCTGCAGAAGCTGGAACGCTTCATGCAGGGTAAGCCCGTCTCTGAACAGGAGATAGGCAAACAACTGCTGCTGGAGACAGCAGCATATGCCGAGACATCGGTATGCCGGAGAAAGATGCTGTTGCATTACTTCGGCGAAGAGTATGATGAAACAAACTGCGAACATTGTGACAATTGTTTAAATCCAAAGAAGAAAGTGGAAGCGAAAGAACTATTGATTACGGTATTGGAAGCAATTTCAGTATTGAAAGAGAAACAGAAAGCCGATTACCTGACCGATTTCCTGACCGGAAAAGAGACTTCTGATATTGAAACATACGGACACAACGAACTGGATGAATTTGGTTCCGGTTCAGATGAAGAGTCCGATACCTGGGAGACCGTGATCCGACAGGCCCTTCTGGACAACTACATCAAGAAGGACATCGAAAATTACGGCATCCTCAAGATTACCAAGAAAGGGAAAGATTTCCTGAAGAACCCGGTCTCATTCAAGGTCACCAGAGATGATGAAGATGAGGACGATATCTCAGATCTGGAAAGTGACGATTCAGATGTGCTCGGTGCAGCTGCCGGCAGTGGCGGTGCAGCCGACCCGGTGCTTTTCTCCATGATGAAGGACCTGAGGAAAAAGTTGTCGAAGAAACTGAATGTACCCCCCTATGTAATCTTCCAACCTTCCTCGCTGGAAGCGATGGCCACCTCCTATCCCATCACACTGGATGAGTTGCAAAATATTCCGGGAGTGGGTGCCGGCAAAGCAAAGCGTTACGGCAAAGAGTTTGTAGACCTGATTCGCAAACATGTGGAGGAAAATGACATCACCCGTCCCGAAGACCTCCGCGTGAAAACGGTCGCCAATAAATCGAAGCTAAAAGTATCGATTGTGCAGGCCATCGACCGCAAGGTGGCTCTCGACGACCTGGCAGAATCGAAAGGCATTGATTTTAACGAGATGCTCGCTGAAGTGGAAGCGATTGTCTATTCGGGTACCAAGATCAACATCGACTACTTTCTCAATGAGGTGATGGATCAGGATGTGCTGCAGGACATCTATGCCTACTTCAAAGAGGCGGAGACAGATAACCTGGAAAGCGCACAGGAAGAGTTCCCGGATTATACCGATACTGAAATCAGACTGGTACGGATCAAGTTCTTCTCCGACATGGCCAACTAA
- a CDS encoding 1-deoxy-D-xylulose-5-phosphate synthase yields the protein MKYLQEINSPDDLKNLKIEQLEEVCADLREFIIDHLSHNPGHFGSSLGTVELTVALHYLYNTPYDRLVWDVGHQAYSHKILSGRRDRFHTNRKLGGISGFINPSESEYDTFSVGHASTSISAALGMAVAASLRKEEDRHVVAVIGDGSMTGGLAYEGLNNACSQPNNLLIILNDNNMSIDNNVGGLQDYLVKLTTSSKYNKVRHDVYQGFRRRNLISERDKNRVLRFSNSIKSLLTKEQNLFEGFNIRYFGPVDGHDLPGLIRILSNIKEMKGPKMLHIKTVKGKGYEPAERSATEWHAPGLFNKETGERKVKKCLDQPQAYQDVFGHTLVEMAKENDSIVGVTPAMPTGCSMIYLMKEMPERAFDVGIAEAHAVTFSAGMAKEGMIPFCNIYSSFMQRAYDQVIHDVALQKLKVIMCLDRAGLVGPDGPTHHGAFDLAYLRPIPNLVISAPYNEHELRNLMHTAVYGNDGPFVIRYPRGQGQLSDWQNKPVIVPIGKGRKLTEGNDGALLSIGAIGNSGAKAIEMAGEKGISLAHYDMVFLKPIDQELLHEVASRYPVVITLENGTVNGGLGSAVSEFLSDHNYTNVRLLRIGIPDTFITHGSISELQQIAGIDVEGILRQIESFCLSTSDSHNPSERGYRHLVD from the coding sequence ATGAAATATTTACAAGAGATAAATAGTCCCGACGATCTTAAGAATCTCAAGATAGAACAACTGGAAGAGGTTTGTGCAGACCTGAGGGAATTCATCATCGATCATCTCTCCCACAACCCGGGACATTTTGGTTCCAGCCTGGGCACCGTTGAGCTGACCGTTGCGTTACACTATCTGTACAACACCCCCTACGATCGCCTGGTATGGGATGTGGGACATCAGGCTTACAGCCACAAAATCCTTAGCGGGAGGCGCGATCGCTTTCATACCAATCGGAAACTGGGAGGCATCTCAGGATTTATCAACCCATCCGAAAGCGAGTATGATACCTTCTCGGTGGGACATGCTTCCACCTCCATTTCAGCCGCGCTGGGCATGGCTGTTGCTGCATCGTTGCGCAAGGAAGAAGATCGCCACGTGGTGGCCGTGATTGGTGATGGCTCAATGACCGGCGGTTTGGCGTACGAAGGACTCAACAACGCCTGCTCACAACCCAACAACCTGTTGATCATCCTTAACGACAACAACATGTCGATTGATAACAACGTGGGCGGGTTACAGGATTACCTGGTGAAGCTGACCACCTCATCGAAGTATAACAAGGTAAGACATGATGTCTACCAGGGGTTCCGTCGTCGCAACCTGATCTCCGAGCGCGACAAAAACAGGGTGCTGCGTTTCAGCAACAGCATCAAGTCGCTGCTCACCAAAGAACAAAACCTCTTCGAGGGATTCAACATCCGCTATTTCGGTCCGGTAGATGGACATGACCTGCCCGGGCTGATCCGCATCCTCTCCAACATCAAGGAGATGAAAGGTCCCAAGATGCTTCACATCAAAACCGTAAAGGGTAAAGGTTATGAGCCGGCTGAGCGCTCGGCCACTGAATGGCATGCTCCCGGCCTCTTCAACAAGGAGACCGGAGAACGCAAGGTGAAGAAGTGTCTGGACCAACCGCAGGCCTACCAGGATGTCTTCGGTCATACCCTAGTGGAGATGGCCAAGGAAAACGATTCAATTGTGGGGGTGACCCCCGCCATGCCTACCGGTTGTTCCATGATTTACCTGATGAAGGAGATGCCGGAACGGGCATTCGATGTGGGAATCGCCGAAGCACATGCGGTAACCTTCTCCGCCGGCATGGCCAAAGAGGGGATGATTCCCTTCTGCAACATCTACTCTTCCTTCATGCAGCGTGCCTACGACCAGGTAATCCACGACGTGGCACTGCAGAAGCTGAAGGTGATCATGTGCCTCGACAGGGCGGGTCTGGTAGGTCCCGACGGCCCCACACACCATGGTGCGTTCGACCTGGCTTACCTGCGTCCTATTCCCAACCTTGTGATCTCTGCACCATACAATGAGCATGAGTTACGCAACCTCATGCACACCGCCGTATATGGCAATGACGGCCCCTTTGTAATCCGTTATCCCCGTGGCCAGGGACAGCTTTCCGACTGGCAAAACAAACCCGTGATAGTTCCCATTGGCAAGGGAAGAAAATTAACTGAGGGAAACGATGGGGCACTGCTCTCCATCGGTGCCATTGGCAACAGCGGTGCCAAGGCGATCGAGATGGCGGGAGAAAAAGGGATCAGCCTGGCCCATTACGATATGGTATTCCTCAAACCGATCGACCAGGAGTTGTTGCATGAGGTGGCTTCCCGCTACCCCGTGGTGATCACGCTGGAAAATGGTACGGTAAACGGTGGCCTGGGAAGTGCTGTTTCTGAGTTCCTCTCAGACCACAACTACACAAACGTCAGGCTGCTCAGAATCGGAATCCCCGACACGTTTATAACCCACGGATCCATCAGTGAGCTGCAACAAATCGCAGGCATCGATGTAGAAGGGATCCTGAGACAGATTGAGTCTTTCTGCCTATCTACATCCGACTCACACAATCCGTCAGAGAGAGGGTACAGACACCTTGTTGATTAA
- the trkA gene encoding Trk system potassium transporter TrkA has product MKILIAGAGAVGTHLAKLLGQENHDITLMDEDKDRLAIIRDNSDVLTYVGKCTSLKDLTDAGTGGADLYIGVTPEESKNITSCMLASNLGAKKTLARIDNYEYLLPKNSDFFEKLGIHSMIYPELIAAREIAMSLKKPWTRFWWELCNGTVILAAAKVRENAPIVSKYLYELMEENKRFHLVAIKRNNTTLIPRGNDQVLPNDIIYFTSLRKHIDTLSELLGKKSFETKKIMFMGGSRITMRTIQQLPQNISVKIIEKDRERAEMLVEMAPPNVTVFVEDGRNSEFLLREGITETDAFLALTANSEANILGCMMAKQYGVKKTVAEVENLDYISMAERFDIGTVINKKLIAASKIYELLLKADASNIKSLNIADANVGEVTAKPNSKVTKKLIKNLNLPSDITFGALIRNGEPMLVDGDTLIEPYDQVVVFFLNKSLKSIESLFN; this is encoded by the coding sequence ATGAAAATACTTATTGCCGGTGCAGGCGCCGTTGGTACACACCTTGCGAAGTTGCTCGGACAGGAAAATCATGACATCACCCTGATGGACGAAGACAAAGATCGGCTTGCCATCATACGGGACAACTCCGACGTGCTCACCTATGTAGGGAAATGCACTTCGCTCAAAGATCTCACCGATGCCGGCACCGGAGGTGCCGACCTTTATATCGGTGTGACACCCGAAGAGTCGAAGAACATCACCTCCTGTATGCTGGCCTCCAACCTGGGAGCGAAGAAAACACTGGCCCGTATCGACAACTACGAATACCTGCTGCCTAAGAACAGTGATTTCTTCGAGAAGCTGGGCATCCACTCCATGATCTATCCGGAGCTTATTGCAGCCCGTGAGATCGCCATGTCGCTCAAGAAGCCCTGGACACGCTTCTGGTGGGAGCTATGCAACGGCACCGTGATTCTGGCTGCTGCCAAGGTGCGTGAGAATGCCCCCATCGTCAGCAAATACCTCTATGAGTTGATGGAGGAAAACAAGCGCTTTCACCTGGTTGCCATCAAACGCAACAACACTACGCTGATCCCCAGAGGGAATGATCAGGTGTTGCCCAACGACATCATCTACTTCACCTCACTGCGCAAGCATATCGATACCCTTTCGGAACTGCTGGGCAAGAAATCGTTCGAGACAAAGAAGATCATGTTCATGGGAGGCAGCCGCATCACCATGCGCACCATCCAGCAGCTGCCGCAGAACATCAGTGTCAAGATCATCGAGAAAGACCGCGAGCGGGCGGAGATGCTGGTGGAGATGGCTCCGCCAAACGTCACCGTCTTCGTGGAGGATGGTCGTAACAGTGAGTTTTTGCTGCGGGAGGGGATCACCGAGACCGATGCCTTCCTTGCCCTTACCGCCAACTCGGAAGCCAATATCCTGGGCTGCATGATGGCAAAGCAGTATGGTGTAAAGAAAACAGTGGCAGAGGTGGAGAACCTCGATTACATCTCCATGGCGGAACGGTTTGACATCGGCACGGTGATCAACAAAAAGCTGATTGCCGCCAGCAAGATTTACGAATTGCTGTTGAAGGCGGATGCCTCCAACATCAAGAGCCTCAACATCGCCGATGCCAACGTGGGTGAGGTGACCGCTAAGCCCAACTCAAAGGTGACCAAGAAACTGATTAAAAACCTGAACCTACCCTCCGACATCACCTTCGGAGCCCTGATCCGCAACGGTGAGCCAATGCTTGTGGATGGTGACACCCTGATAGAGCCCTACGACCAGGTGGTGGTTTTCTTCCTTAACAAATCACTCAAAAGCATCGAAAGCCTCTTCAACTGA
- a CDS encoding TrkH family potassium uptake protein encodes MRRFNYRFVLSSIGLLLMIEALFMLFSAFVGEYFRERAVTSIYHSTLITFLSGALFTFLGWKRNRKRGSISKREVYLTVTLSWVILALFGTLPFQLSGAIPSFTNAFFESMCGFTTTGSSTLLNIEAFPKSLHFWRSFTQWIGGFGIIIFVMSFMPVFGGSSGQFFDAEATGIAEDMFRPRITEVAQRMALTYLTLTLVGFLFLWAGPMDAFDAACHTLSAVSTGGFSTRQASIAFFNSPYTEYVITLLMFFGGTNFMLLYTFFTRFKLSIFREEEFRWYLAIILLFTLLITFLLLTTGEMSGLESTFRTALFQVVAAVTTTGYATIDFQMWGHVYWLLLLAMILFCGSEGSTSGGMKISRLVVLFKSTMLVFKKQVHPDALYRVKLNGNVITGSVSAKVLAFVFLYLSLAAFSALVLSFTGMTFDESIGVSISTISSYGFGLGSYGPSGNFESATPFAKYYLTFLMLVGRLEVFTVLSLFIPGFWKR; translated from the coding sequence ATGCGGAGATTCAACTATCGGTTTGTTCTGAGCAGCATCGGACTGCTGCTGATGATTGAAGCGCTCTTCATGCTCTTCTCCGCGTTCGTGGGCGAATATTTCCGGGAGAGAGCGGTCACAAGCATCTACCACTCCACGTTGATCACCTTCCTCTCCGGTGCCCTTTTCACCTTCCTGGGCTGGAAGAGAAACCGCAAGCGGGGCAGCATCAGTAAACGGGAGGTATACCTCACCGTGACACTCTCCTGGGTCATCCTGGCTCTCTTCGGAACGCTTCCCTTTCAGCTGAGCGGTGCCATACCCTCCTTCACCAACGCCTTTTTTGAGAGCATGTGTGGTTTCACCACCACCGGCAGCTCTACATTGCTCAACATCGAAGCCTTTCCCAAATCGCTTCACTTCTGGCGCAGCTTCACCCAGTGGATCGGCGGCTTCGGCATCATCATCTTCGTGATGTCATTCATGCCGGTGTTCGGGGGGAGCTCCGGGCAGTTCTTCGATGCTGAAGCTACCGGCATCGCCGAGGATATGTTCCGTCCCCGCATCACCGAGGTGGCACAGCGCATGGCTCTCACCTACCTCACCCTCACCCTTGTTGGCTTCCTCTTTCTATGGGCGGGCCCGATGGATGCGTTCGATGCTGCCTGTCATACCCTCTCGGCGGTCTCCACCGGCGGCTTTTCCACGCGGCAGGCCAGCATTGCCTTTTTCAACTCTCCCTACACCGAGTATGTGATCACCCTGCTGATGTTCTTCGGCGGCACCAACTTCATGCTGCTCTACACCTTCTTCACCCGGTTCAAACTTTCAATCTTCAGGGAAGAGGAGTTTCGCTGGTACCTGGCCATCATCCTGCTTTTCACCCTGCTCATCACCTTCCTGCTCCTCACCACGGGTGAGATGAGCGGACTGGAATCCACCTTCCGCACGGCGCTCTTCCAGGTGGTGGCGGCGGTCACCACCACCGGCTATGCCACCATCGATTTTCAAATGTGGGGACATGTCTACTGGCTCCTGCTGCTTGCCATGATTCTCTTCTGCGGCAGCGAGGGATCCACCTCCGGAGGCATGAAGATCTCGCGACTGGTGGTCCTCTTCAAGAGCACCATGCTGGTGTTCAAAAAGCAGGTGCACCCCGACGCGCTCTACCGGGTGAAGCTCAACGGCAATGTGATCACCGGCAGCGTTTCCGCCAAGGTGCTGGCCTTCGTCTTCCTCTACCTCTCACTGGCAGCCTTCAGCGCGCTGGTGCTGAGTTTCACCGGCATGACCTTCGACGAGTCGATCGGCGTCTCCATCTCCACCATCAGCAGCTATGGCTTTGGCCTTGGCTCCTACGGCCCCAGCGGCAATTTCGAGTCGGCAACTCCCTTTGCCAAGTACTACCTCACCTTCCTGATGCTGGTGGGGCGCCTCGAGGTCTTTACCGTGCTCTCCCTCTTCATCCCGGGATTCTGGAAGAGGTAG